The nucleotide window GTGCAGCCGCCAGCCCAGGTTGGTCAGCACCTGGCCGCGCAGGCGATCGCGATCGCGGGCGGTGGCGGCGCGGGCGTAGGCCGGGCCGTCGGCCTCGACCCCGAGCACGTAGCGGCCGGGCTCGTCGGGGTCGACCACCGCGAGATCGATCTTGTAGCCGGCGCAGCCGACCTGGTGGTGCACGGTCCAGCCCTTGGCGACCAGCGCCGCCGCGATCGCGCCGGTGAGCGCGGTCGCCGCCGGCCGGGCCTCGCGCTCGGTCGCGGCCTGGCCGCCGGCGCGGGCGTAGCGCAGCAGGTCGGCGAGGTGGCGCACGCCCAGCGCCGAGACGTCGGCGCTGATCTGCTCGGGGGTGATCGACGCGAACACGACCAGCTCGTCGCGCGCACGCGTGACCGCCACGTTGAGGCGCCGCTCGCCGCCGTCGCGGTTGAGCGGCCCGAAGTTCATCGCGACCTTGCCGTCGCGATCGGGCCCGTAGCCGACCGAGAACAGGATCACGTCGCGCTCGTCGCCCTGGATCGTCTCGAGGTTCTTGACCAGCACCGGCTCCCGGGCGTCCTCGGCGAAGAACCGATCGAGGCCCGGGTCGGCGGCGCGGGCGGCGTCGAGCAGGTCCAGCACCAGCTCCTGCTGCGGCTTGCTGAACGTCACGACGCCGATCGAGCGCCCGCAGCGGTCGGGGTCGGTCAGGCGCGCCACGATCTCGGCGACCACCGCCTCGGCCTCGATCCGGTTCTGGCGGGTGCCGGCCCGATCGTAGACGCCGGCGATCGCCCGCAGCGAGACGCCCAGGCCCGGCACGTCGGCGGCCGCGGCCGGGAACACGTCGAGCGTGCCGCCGTAGTAGCGGTCGTTCGAGAACGCGATCAGATCCTCGTGGCGGCTGCGGTAGTGCCAGGTCAGCCGCAGCTCGGGCAGCCGGGCGGCGACACACTCGTCGAGGATGCTCTCGAGCTCCTCGAGCTCGTCGTCGGGGTCGGCCGCGCTCGTCGTCGCGGCCGCCGCCGCGCGGTCGCACAGCTCGAAGAACCGCGTCGGCGGCAGCTGCTTCGAGTCGCCGACCACCACCGCCGAGTGTCCGCGGGCGAGCGCGCCGACGGCGTCGGCGGTCGGGATCTGGCTGGCCTCATCGAACACGACCAGATCGAAGCGTCGCACCGCCGGGTCGAGGTACTGGGCCACCGACAGCGGGCTCATCAGCACGCACGGCTTGAGCCGCGGCAGCAGGTTCGGGATCTCCCGGAACAGCGCCCGCAGCGGCTTGTGCCGGCGCTGCTTCTTGAGCTCGTGCAGCAGCACGCCGATCTCGCCGGCGTCGGCGGTCTCGCCGCCGAGACCCGCGGCACCCGCTCGGACAGCCGCGCGATCGCGCGGGCCCGGGCCACGCCCAGCTGCGCCCGGTCGAGCTCGACGAACTCGGCGACGCGCGCGTGGTGGCTGGCGCCGTGGAAGGTCGCCAGCGCCGGCGTCGCGCTGGTCGAGCGCTCGGCCACGCCCCGGTACATCGCCCGCTCCCACGCGGCCTCGATCGCGCCGGCCGCGACCGCGCCGCGCTCGACCCCGGCCACGGTGTTGCCCAGGCCGGCCGCGACCGCGGCCGCGCGCGCGCGCACGAACGCGGTCCAGTCGCGCAGCGCCGTCGGCGCCGCGGCCCAGGCGGCGACCTGCGCCGCCATCGCCTCGAGGTGCGGGCGATCGCCGTCGACGATCTCGACGCCGCACACGTCGCGCAGCCGGCCCAGCGCGGTCCGCCACCGCGCCGCGCTCGCGGCCAGCGCGGTCCAGGTCGCGATCGCGACGGCGCGGTCGGTGGCCAGCGCGACCACCGATCGCCACGCGCGCTCGCGCTCGGCCGGCGGGCACCGCATGCGCTCGAAGGCCGCGCGCAGCTCGCGGGCCCAGGCGAGCGCGCGCTCGACCGCGTCGAGATCGCCGTCGTCGGCGGTCGCCCCCGCGAGCGCCCCCAACCAGGTCGCGGCGGTGGGCTGGACCGCGGCCAGCGCGCGCTCGGCGGCGTTGACCTGGGCCGCGGTGGCGAGATCGTCGGCGACCTCGGTGTCCGACGGCAGCGCGCCGGCCGCCAGCGCCGCGCGGGCCTGGCGCCGGGCCGCGCGCAGCGCGAACCAGCGGAACAGCGGGAAGCGGTGGGCCCAGGCCCGGAACCGCGCCGCCAGATCGTCGAGCTCGAGCGCGTAGACCCGCTCGCTCCACCGCGTCGCCAGGCGCCGGCCCAGCTCGCGCCGACGGCGCGCCAGCGCCAGCCACGTCACCGCGTCCTTGGGCGCCGTGATCGCCGGCTCGGCCGCCGACGCCCGGGCCTTGACCAGCGCGATCTTGTCGGCGACGGCGCCGGTGGCGGCGCCGGCCGGGTGCGCCAGCGCCGCGTCGATCAGCGCCGGGCCCGGGTGCGGGCTGCCGGCGAGGTGCTCGGCCAGGACGCCGAGCGCGTCGAGCTCGTCCTTGGTGGCCGCGGCCACGCCCGGCAGCTGTGGCGCGATCGCCGCGATCGCCTGGGCCAGCTCGCCGCCGGCGGTCGCGGCCTCGGCCAGCGCGGCCCGGACGGCGTCCTCGGTCGACATCTGCCAGGTGGCGAGGGTCGAGCCGTGCCACGGGTGCGCGGTCACCGGCGCGACGGTCGCGGCGGCCTCGGCGAAGCGCTTGACCGCGTCGCGCTGCGCGGTGATCGCGGCGGCGTCGTCGGCGGCGCCGTCGGCCAGCGCCGGCGCGTCCCGCAGCTGGCCGAGCGCCCCGAGCGCGTCGTGGACCGAGACCCCGGCGGCGCCGCCGTCGTGGAGCGCGGCGACGTAGCGGTTGAGCTCGTCGCGGGTCCCGGCCAGGCGCGCGTCGTCGCCGACCACCGGCGCGTTGGGCCGCCAGACCCGCTCGAGCACGCGCCCGAGCTCGGCCACGACCTCGCGCTTCTTGGCCTTGTGCGAGTGCAG belongs to Myxococcales bacterium and includes:
- a CDS encoding DUF3320 domain-containing protein codes for the protein MLLHELKKQRRHKPLRALFREIPNLLPRLKPCVLMSPLSVAQYLDPAVRRFDLVVFDEASQIPTADAVGALARGHSAVVVGDSKQLPPTRFFELCDRAAAAATTSAADPDDELEELESILDECVAARLPELRLTWHYRSRHEDLIAFSNDRYYGGTLDVFPAAAADVPGLGVSLRAIAGVYDRAGTRQNRIEAEAVVAEIVARLTDPDRCGRSIGVVTFSKPQQELVLDLLDAARAADPGLDRFFAEDAREPVLVKNLETIQGDERDVILFSVGYGPDRDGKVAMNFGPLNRDGGERRLNVAVTRARDELVVFASITPEQISADVSALGVRHLADLLRYARAGGQAATEREARPAATALTGAIAAALVAKGWTVHHQVGCAGYKIDLAVVDPDEPGRYVLGVEADGPAYARAATARDRDRLRGQVLTNLGWRLHRIWSLDWYHDADKELGRVHNAVINAIAAARAARKAPGSRSGPVAVKAEGSAPTARRGEASAPTATSPSAAAPTAAAPVTTSPSAGSRSAASPSATSPSATSPSATSPSATSPSAAISSAAAEAATERTPVGRYAVATIAAKRRTADDLFDVARGDDLGKVIDSVLAIEAPVHAGLLARRVAAAFAVSRVTPRVVERVRLIAATRAQVGSPDDPDVVWRRDQDPAALPAVRVPDDRAADSKRDWDELPLLELAAAARVVLERNLGLPRLELGKETAKLVGFTRPSDKLLARIEDAVAVLAARGLARLDADRASLP
- a CDS encoding DUF4011 domain-containing protein gives rise to the protein MPAPDAAARRLDRWKLSLLDLTLRNRLLDARDGRQVLPLVGADPVALAALLAEGATLEVTPGAPVAPDAVGGPERAAEAMAKAGADALAHKRLIASVGVDELDRRLIAIARSARESVQESGATTLWLALGVLRWFETDGGEIARHAPLALFPVELRRAGARERYRVSARADEEPRWNDTLFEKLHSEFGVVVPRPDSDRDDLDLAAAMGALAAAVAKFPRWQVLPEARLGIFSFTKFVMWTDLAERGEALLAAPVVAHLAAGDGHAFPAQPAFPVPAALDQTLALGDLYAPLDCDSSQLAAVLAAADGRSFVLQGPPGTGKSQTITNLIAQALGDGKTVLFVAEKQAALDVVQRRLAGAGLGDFCLELHSHKAKKREVVAELGRVLERVWRPNAPVVGDDARLAGTRDELNRYVAALHDGGAAGVSVHDALGALGQLRDAPALADGAADDAAAITAQRDAVKRFAEAAATVAPVTAHPWHGSTLATWQMSTEDAVRAALAEAATAGGELAQAIAAIAPQLPGVAAATKDELDALGVLAEHLAGSPHPGPALIDAALAHPAGAATGAVADKIALVKARASAAEPAITAPKDAVTWLALARRRRELGRRLATRWSERVYALELDDLAARFRAWAHRFPLFRWFALRAARRQARAALAAGALPSDTEVADDLATAAQVNAAERALAAVQPTAATWLGALAGATADDGDLDAVERALAWARELRAAFERMRCPPAERERAWRSVVALATDRAVAIATWTALAASAARWRTALGRLRDVCGVEIVDGDRPHLEAMAAQVAAWAAAPTALRDWTAFVRARAAAVAAGLGNTVAGVERGAVAAGAIEAAWERAMYRGVAERSTSATPALATFHGASHHARVAEFVELDRAQLGVARARAIARLSERVPRVSAARPPTPARSACCCTSSRSSAGTSRCGRCSGRSRTCCRGSSRAC